From a single Pseudomonas sp. A34-9 genomic region:
- a CDS encoding substrate-binding domain-containing protein produces MFKRTLIAASLTVAALASAQAMAANVTGGGATLPAALYKGSSNSILPANFSYVGTGSGTGKTAFLTNNSALFSTTGSVHFAGSDSILSASEISTYNANFGASYGPLIQLPSVATSVAIPYKKSGQTALNLTSAQLCDAFSGAKTTWGDLLGTADTTPIRVVYRNVSSGTSEILTRHLNSICPTKFATNSTFTSARLPAGSTLPSNWVGVAGTADVATQVNAVDGSIGYVGPDGVNAASNAVVARVNGVQPTTANVSLALGSAALPTTPSNPSQWVPVVPNPASGYPIVAYTNFIFGQCYKDATVAADVKAFLTTHYSNPGNNAATIAHSFTPVPTNWKAAVTANFVTNTSGNNLDINNASVCNAVGRPL; encoded by the coding sequence ATGTTCAAGCGCACTCTGATCGCAGCTTCCCTGACCGTCGCTGCCCTGGCTTCCGCCCAGGCCATGGCTGCCAACGTAACCGGTGGTGGCGCGACTCTGCCTGCCGCTCTGTACAAAGGCTCTAGCAACAGCATCCTGCCAGCCAACTTCAGCTACGTCGGTACCGGTAGCGGCACCGGCAAGACTGCGTTCCTGACCAACAACTCGGCGCTGTTCAGCACCACCGGTTCGGTTCACTTCGCCGGTAGCGACTCGATCCTCAGCGCTTCGGAAATCAGCACCTACAACGCCAACTTCGGCGCTTCGTACGGCCCGCTGATCCAGCTGCCATCGGTGGCCACTTCGGTTGCCATTCCTTACAAAAAATCCGGTCAGACCGCTCTGAACCTGACCAGCGCTCAGCTGTGCGATGCCTTCTCCGGCGCCAAAACCACCTGGGGCGATCTGCTGGGCACTGCCGACACCACGCCGATCCGCGTTGTTTATCGCAACGTTTCCAGCGGTACTTCGGAAATCCTGACCCGTCACTTGAACTCGATCTGCCCGACCAAATTCGCCACCAACTCCACCTTCACCAGCGCTCGTCTGCCAGCCGGTTCGACCCTGCCTTCGAACTGGGTAGGCGTTGCCGGTACTGCTGACGTGGCCACTCAGGTCAACGCTGTTGACGGCTCCATCGGTTACGTCGGTCCGGACGGTGTGAACGCCGCCAGCAACGCAGTGGTTGCTCGCGTCAACGGCGTACAGCCAACCACCGCCAACGTTTCGCTGGCACTGGGTTCGGCTGCTCTGCCAACCACCCCTTCGAACCCTTCGCAGTGGGTACCGGTCGTTCCTAACCCAGCCAGCGGTTACCCGATCGTGGCTTACACCAACTTCATCTTCGGCCAGTGCTACAAGGACGCAACCGTGGCTGCTGATGTCAAAGCCTTCCTGACCACCCACTACAGCAACCCGGGCAACAACGCTGCCACCATCGCCCACAGCTTCACTCCGGTTCCAACCAACTGGAAAGCGGCTGTGACTGCCAACTTTGTCACCAACACCTCGGGCAACAACCTGGACATCAACAACGCCAGCGTCTGCAACGCTGTCGGTCGTCCTTTGTAA